The Bacteroidota bacterium DNA segment GGTGGTGAGGGTTGGCGAGGATTATTACTGCGTTAATTCCACTTTTGAATATTTCCCGGCCATTGTTATTTCGCATTCCAAAGATTTGGTGAACTGGCAGCAGATTGGTCATGTGTTTTCGAAAAGTGAAGATTTAGACCTGAGTTATTTCTTCGATGGAATGGGCATCTGGGCTCCCGATATTTCGTATTATAATGGCGAGTTTTATATTTTTTACTGCTTGGTTCAGTTGAGCAAAGACCGCAGTACCAATGTGCGGGGTAATTACATGATGAAATCGAAAAGCATTCTCGGCCCGTGGAGCAAGCCCGTACAAATCACCAATTTTGGGAGCGACCCTTCGCATTTTGTTGACGACGATGGCGAACATTACATGTTGTTTGCTGCCGGAATACCAACCGGGAACGGAACAAAAATTGTGAAGATGAACCGCGAATGCACCAAAAT contains these protein-coding regions:
- a CDS encoding family 43 glycosylhydrolase gives rise to the protein MNRKRFLLVILLISFLAISTQAGRVSCGETRISLNGFWQFKTDPLQLGQQQQWYSFGFNDNDWAQCPAPKAYTNPVIPGFFPDPSVVRVGEDYYCVNSTFEYFPAIVISHSKDLVNWQQIGHVFSKSEDLDLSYFFDGMGIWAPDISYYNGEFYIFYCLVQLSKDRSTNVRGNYMMKSKSILGPWSKPVQITNFGSDPSHFVDDDGEHYMLFAAGIPTGNGTKIVKMNRECTK